One genomic window of Nicotiana sylvestris chromosome 10, ASM39365v2, whole genome shotgun sequence includes the following:
- the LOC138879299 gene encoding uncharacterized protein, translated as MGCIYLLVHVTDIDVEAPTLEFVPIVNEFPYVFLDELHGILPYKESDFGIDVMPNTQPISIPPYRIALAELKELKEQLKDLLEKVFIDDILVYSRSREDHVDHLKVVLQTLYQHQLYVKFSKCEFWLEYVTILGHVVSREGIKVNPQKVAAVKNWPRPTTPTGLKEGIQKHKTKALSLGMDDGSKKIYHDLKEIYWWNDMKRDVADNVARIGQVAYKLELSPEMTLVHPIFYMSMLKKVIGDPSLIVPVETTEVNEELSYEEIPVVFLDRQVRKLRNKEIAFVKVLWRNQQVEEATWEAEDEMKKKYPHLFE; from the exons ATGGGGTGTATCTATCTTTTGGTGCATGTTACAGACATTGATGTTGAGGCACCAACACTTGAGTTTGTGCCAATTGTGAATGAGTTCCCATATGTATTCCTGGATGAGCTCCATGGGATCCTACCATACAAGGAGAGTGATTTTGGGATTGATGTGATGCCAAACAcacagcctatatctattccaccttaTAGAATAGCACTGGCAGAATTGAAGGAGTTAAaagaacaattgaaggatttgttaGAGAAGG ttttcattgacgatattcttgtaTATTCACGAAGTCGAGAGGACCATGTCGATCATCTCAAGGTAGTTCTACAGACTCTTTATCAGCACCAATTGTATGtgaagttttcgaaatgtgaattttggcttgaatatGTTACAatcttgggtcatgtcgtctccAGAGAAGGAATAAAGGTTAATCCTCAAAAggttgcagcagtgaagaattggcctagacctacaactCCAACAGGG CTGAAGGAGGGGATTCAGAAACATAAGACCAAAGCTTTATctcttggcatggatgatg gttctaaaAAGATATATCATGACCTCAAGGAAATCTATTGGTGGAATGacatgaaaagggatgtggcAGACAATGTGGCAAG GATTGGTCAAGTAGCGTACAAACTTGAGCTATCACCTGAGATGACATTAGTGCACCCAATATTTTAtatgtctatgttgaagaaagtAATCGGGGATCCGTCGCTTATCGTTCCAGTTGAGACTACTGAAGTTAATGAAGAGctgtcatatgaagaaattccagttgtcTTTCTTGATAGACAAGTCCGAAAGTTGAGGAATAAAGAAATTGCCttcgtgaaagtgttatggcgaaaccAGCAGGTTGAAGaggccacttgggaagccgaggatgaaatgaaaaagaagtaccctCACTTGTTTGAATAG